A single window of Leptospira bandrabouensis DNA harbors:
- a CDS encoding exodeoxyribonuclease V subunit gamma — MPIHYYAGLHLGEITTELGKQISNDQRVNPLRRPLVVVPNQNLIPWLRLNLPKFDASHLSLNIEFTFLEKAILKIIFKSLNIQTYEENSALYQYETLKRDCFSLLYQKQNQLLKNFPEMKKYLEEIPKLYYLSDVLTKYFKDYELNREEWIKDWIGLESKNVPNDLKKDPYWELEKQIYNEIYKENTKPKNLFRYLEDGKKLPLSGDLHLFCLSNLSGTYIDFLKETALPKDSKLTVHIYQFHNGKIIGKNPEKTKNYLSKFSKPQSYLAKEFSRENDNKQKSKFVNGGMLSKLKTILLEEPLKEENYLEDQTVRVWNAPSVYREIESIAHDILNKISLHKGKLNLLDFAILVPNMNEYRAAIEWVFDGGIYTTQEKEKLPKLLKIPYSITDLVAKDTSQLYLALSTLFRCLKNDRFEKEDIHILFKNPLIVGSEETDGEETSIKVLDLIDSLGSIYEEEKEYNPYTISFGLKRAVVSMIVDEESAWEKLNIVTKPISSDKTIIRFVEIWNRIKQIKSEIIDKLFKNPKEERYITFESVFQNLFSFDGDLERERIYFNQWLKSIETWCHSDWNNTKDFLEMISLITEEVFSDIPMHRGNYLTEGVTVSLLQPMRPIPFLHVYIAGLGEGKFPGSVDRSRFNLRRFDSKPWDLNRREIQESLFWESILSAEESITFSYVGKNTLEDKEFGPCSTLFEVMTAMGIQEAVELPLTSYSRFYDEKHFPSFDYVRNLERFRENNEILPNPDFSDPKQLTTDELIQIKTDEISIQELTNGLKNPILRPLIQNLGKVWEEEENVKEEPFRLNSLEIFTIKTIFIPIFTESLVNDHEWIWDKNKIQSHLKEITRKSEQNAEFPYGAFHIVSSEVLLDELEVVAERFRFLKESLFLNRENLSYFKAISIGDTGLRDCKKLQPYQISDSHRIVGEWENIIEKDGIYYWFYTGSLYDKPKYPNDYLKDYLGKMAYALLSACLFRVTGNRLVIIPANAKEYKNDSWLDFSGLRTEDCSSYLESIYRLITSENPKYIPTAGLNLFFSKHNFEEIGEDFEMAEHLWKEFLLEESDTVLQFENQLMKLSPYTKVLLESFSISSVFKIFIPLLKKGF; from the coding sequence TTGCCAATACATTATTATGCTGGCCTTCATCTTGGTGAAATCACCACCGAACTTGGGAAACAAATCTCAAACGACCAAAGAGTAAACCCACTCCGACGACCACTTGTTGTGGTACCGAATCAAAACTTAATTCCTTGGTTAAGGTTAAACTTACCAAAGTTTGATGCCTCACATCTTTCCTTAAATATAGAATTTACGTTTTTAGAAAAAGCAATTTTAAAAATCATATTCAAATCTTTGAATATACAAACTTACGAGGAAAACTCAGCGTTATACCAATACGAAACATTAAAAAGAGATTGTTTTTCATTACTTTACCAAAAACAAAATCAATTGTTAAAAAATTTTCCTGAAATGAAAAAGTATCTAGAGGAGATTCCAAAATTATATTATCTCTCGGATGTATTAACAAAATATTTTAAAGATTATGAACTCAACCGAGAAGAGTGGATTAAAGATTGGATTGGCTTAGAAAGTAAAAATGTTCCCAATGATCTAAAAAAAGACCCGTATTGGGAATTGGAAAAACAAATTTATAATGAAATCTATAAAGAGAATACAAAACCAAAAAACCTATTTCGATATTTGGAAGATGGAAAAAAACTTCCATTAAGCGGCGACTTACACTTGTTTTGTTTATCTAACTTGTCGGGAACTTATATAGATTTTTTGAAAGAAACAGCACTGCCCAAGGATTCAAAACTAACGGTGCATATTTATCAATTTCATAACGGAAAGATCATTGGCAAAAATCCAGAAAAAACCAAAAACTACCTCTCTAAATTTTCGAAACCTCAATCCTATTTAGCAAAAGAATTTTCAAGAGAAAACGATAACAAACAAAAATCAAAATTTGTAAATGGTGGAATGCTTTCCAAACTGAAAACCATTCTATTAGAAGAACCGTTAAAAGAAGAAAACTATTTGGAAGACCAAACTGTGCGAGTTTGGAATGCACCTTCTGTATATCGAGAGATAGAATCAATAGCCCACGATATACTAAATAAAATAAGTTTACACAAAGGAAAACTTAATCTTTTAGACTTTGCGATTTTGGTTCCGAATATGAACGAATATCGCGCAGCCATTGAATGGGTATTTGATGGTGGGATTTATACTACTCAAGAAAAAGAAAAATTACCCAAGTTACTGAAAATTCCCTACTCCATTACGGACTTAGTTGCTAAAGATACATCACAATTGTATTTAGCTTTATCTACACTGTTTCGTTGTTTGAAAAATGATAGGTTCGAAAAAGAAGATATTCATATTTTGTTTAAAAATCCACTGATCGTAGGTAGTGAGGAAACTGATGGAGAAGAAACTTCTATTAAAGTATTAGATCTAATTGATTCTTTAGGTTCTATTTATGAAGAAGAAAAAGAATACAATCCTTATACAATATCTTTTGGTTTAAAACGAGCAGTGGTTTCCATGATTGTGGATGAAGAATCAGCTTGGGAAAAACTAAATATTGTTACAAAACCAATCTCTTCGGACAAAACCATCATTCGATTTGTAGAAATTTGGAATCGCATAAAACAAATTAAATCAGAAATTATAGATAAGCTATTTAAAAATCCAAAAGAAGAACGTTATATCACTTTTGAAAGTGTATTCCAAAATCTGTTTTCTTTTGATGGAGACCTGGAGAGAGAACGAATCTATTTCAACCAATGGTTAAAGTCTATAGAGACTTGGTGTCACTCCGATTGGAACAATACAAAAGATTTTTTAGAGATGATTTCTTTAATCACTGAAGAAGTTTTTTCTGACATCCCCATGCATCGAGGTAACTATCTAACAGAAGGGGTTACCGTATCTCTTTTACAACCAATGCGCCCTATTCCTTTTTTACATGTGTACATAGCAGGACTTGGTGAAGGGAAATTTCCAGGTTCCGTTGACAGATCCAGATTTAACTTAAGAAGGTTTGATTCCAAACCATGGGATCTCAATCGAAGGGAAATTCAAGAATCTCTATTTTGGGAATCAATACTTTCTGCTGAAGAAAGTATCACATTTTCTTATGTAGGTAAAAACACTTTAGAAGATAAAGAATTCGGTCCCTGTTCTACTCTTTTCGAAGTAATGACTGCAATGGGAATTCAGGAAGCTGTTGAATTGCCACTAACATCGTATAGTCGTTTTTATGATGAGAAACATTTCCCTTCTTTTGACTATGTTCGTAATTTAGAAAGATTTAGAGAAAATAATGAAATCCTTCCAAATCCGGATTTTTCAGATCCAAAACAACTAACAACAGATGAATTGATCCAAATCAAAACCGATGAAATCTCAATCCAGGAACTTACAAATGGGTTAAAAAATCCGATCCTTCGTCCTCTCATACAAAATCTTGGTAAGGTTTGGGAAGAAGAGGAAAATGTGAAAGAAGAACCTTTCCGGCTGAATTCATTAGAGATATTTACTATCAAAACTATTTTTATACCAATTTTTACTGAATCATTAGTGAATGATCATGAATGGATTTGGGATAAAAATAAAATCCAATCCCACCTAAAGGAAATTACACGAAAGTCAGAACAAAATGCTGAATTCCCTTATGGAGCCTTCCATATCGTTTCTTCTGAAGTTTTATTGGATGAATTGGAAGTGGTTGCGGAAAGATTTCGTTTTCTAAAAGAATCTCTTTTTTTAAATAGAGAGAACTTGTCCTATTTTAAAGCAATTTCCATTGGAGACACAGGCCTTCGTGATTGTAAAAAACTACAACCCTATCAGATCTCAGATTCACATCGAATTGTTGGAGAATGGGAAAACATAATTGAAAAAGATGGAATCTATTATTGGTTTTATACTGGAAGTTTATATGACAAACCAAAATATCCAAACGATTATTTAAAAGACTACTTAGGTAAAATGGCTTATGCACTGCTCAGTGCTTGTTTATTCCGTGTTACCGGAAACCGATTGGTAATTATTCCTGCGAATGCAAAAGAATATAAAAATGACAGTTGGTTGGATTTCTCTGGACTTAGAACAGAAGATTGTAGTTCTTATTTAGAATCCATTTACCGATTGATAACCTCCGAGAATCCAAAGTACATTCCTACTGCAGGTTTAAACCTTTTCTTTTCAAAACATAATTTTGAAGAAATAGGAGAAGATTTTGAAATGGCTGAACATTTGTGGAAGGAATTCTTATTGGAAGAATCAGATACAGTTTTGCAGTTTGAAAACCAATTGATGAAACTATCTCCATATACAAAAGTTTTATTGGAAAGTTTTTCCATTAGTTCTGTATTTAAAATTTTTATTCCACTTCTAAAAAAAGGTTTTTAA
- a CDS encoding CocE/NonD family hydrolase — MKKQKIYRLLLPLGVFLLMACGQNGNQNSSGNAAVLAVLDGVNSGTSVSPEVLKQSNVALSKDIQSAFAKENDGSFSFNDNISFVSNDGVKITGNLFIPKSGTGPFPAVIFVNSWALNEYEYIVPAAKLAKKGYVVFSYNTRGFGTSGGLINVAGPKDMSDLSKGIDFLLSNAPVDPTNIGIAGISYGAGISLLGLSKEPRIKTAVAMSGWGSLPDSLYGNQTPRLVWGLLLVTAGYITGRMDPIIAENFGKLLDTRDVATVLTWASERSPNSAVAALNAAGKPVYISNNSQDNLFQPNQILPYFEQLTVPKKLDLNNGIHATAEIGGVLGIENYVWTNTYDWFDYWLKGIQNGIMSKPKVSIQKRFSDTRVTYSAWPNPNKVERTFHLRPMGLLSPGKITTKANTTNGTDTILSGGTNATTGVPLLSEILDGAVSVPVTTNVNLIDRTNAMVYLSDKLTSPLKVRGRTFYKGRINSSDSSPHVVVYLYEVDVWGTGKLISHGTATLFGVKGKDTDLNVDLQAVAHDFPVGSRIGLAIDNLDPMYAVPKPISLYTTSFKHSTSTASTLRFESE; from the coding sequence ATGAAAAAGCAAAAAATCTACCGTCTACTTTTACCACTGGGAGTTTTCCTCCTGATGGCCTGCGGACAAAATGGAAACCAAAACTCTAGTGGAAATGCAGCCGTACTTGCTGTGTTAGATGGAGTGAACTCAGGAACTTCTGTATCTCCAGAAGTTTTAAAACAAAGTAATGTTGCACTTTCCAAAGACATTCAATCGGCATTTGCAAAAGAGAATGATGGAAGTTTCAGTTTCAATGACAACATTTCCTTTGTCAGTAATGATGGAGTCAAAATTACAGGGAATTTGTTCATTCCGAAATCAGGAACTGGTCCCTTCCCTGCAGTCATCTTTGTCAACAGTTGGGCTCTCAATGAATATGAATACATTGTGCCTGCGGCAAAACTTGCGAAAAAAGGATACGTTGTATTTAGTTACAACACAAGAGGATTTGGAACTTCTGGAGGGCTTATCAATGTTGCTGGCCCAAAAGATATGTCAGACCTCTCTAAAGGAATTGATTTTTTGCTTTCCAATGCTCCAGTTGATCCAACAAACATTGGTATTGCGGGGATTTCTTATGGTGCAGGAATTTCTTTACTCGGACTAAGTAAAGAACCAAGGATCAAAACTGCCGTTGCTATGAGTGGATGGGGAAGTTTACCTGATTCTCTTTATGGCAATCAAACTCCAAGACTGGTTTGGGGACTTTTACTTGTCACAGCTGGTTATATTACTGGAAGGATGGATCCAATCATTGCAGAAAACTTTGGAAAATTGTTAGATACAAGAGATGTGGCTACGGTTTTGACTTGGGCTAGCGAACGTTCACCAAACAGTGCTGTTGCGGCATTAAATGCAGCAGGAAAACCTGTTTACATCTCCAACAATTCGCAAGATAATCTTTTCCAACCAAACCAAATCCTTCCTTACTTTGAACAACTAACTGTACCAAAAAAATTAGATTTGAACAATGGAATTCATGCTACAGCAGAAATTGGAGGAGTCCTTGGAATTGAAAATTATGTTTGGACCAATACTTACGATTGGTTTGATTATTGGTTAAAAGGGATTCAAAACGGGATCATGTCAAAACCCAAAGTCTCTATCCAAAAAAGATTTTCCGACACAAGAGTCACTTATTCTGCTTGGCCAAATCCAAATAAAGTAGAACGAACTTTCCACTTAAGACCTATGGGTTTACTAAGCCCGGGAAAAATCACAACCAAAGCAAATACAACCAACGGAACCGATACCATTCTATCTGGTGGAACGAATGCAACAACAGGTGTTCCCCTTCTCTCAGAAATTTTGGATGGAGCTGTCTCTGTACCGGTAACCACCAATGTCAACTTGATTGATCGCACAAATGCTATGGTTTATCTTTCCGATAAACTAACAAGCCCGCTAAAAGTAAGAGGACGCACCTTTTATAAAGGCAGAATCAATAGTTCTGACAGTTCTCCTCATGTTGTGGTATATTTGTATGAAGTGGATGTTTGGGGTACAGGAAAACTGATATCTCATGGAACCGCTACACTTTTCGGAGTCAAAGGAAAAGATACCGATCTCAATGTTGATTTACAAGCGGTAGCCCATGACTTTCCTGTAGGAAGTCGTATTGGTCTTGCGATAGATAATTTGGATCCAATGTATGCTGTACCAAAACCAATTTCTCTTTATACAACATCTTTCAAACATAGCACTTCAACTGCATCGACACTACGTTTTGAAAGTGAATGA